One bacterium genomic window carries:
- a CDS encoding co-chaperone GroES, giving the protein MKLRPIGDKVVVKTLESEEMSVGGIILPDSAKKKPQEGTVVSVGPGKLLDNGTRATMSVKEGMTVIYSKYGGTEVTVEGVEYTILDEDQIYAIKE; this is encoded by the coding sequence ATGAAACTACGTCCGATCGGCGACAAAGTCGTTGTTAAGACCCTGGAATCTGAGGAAATGTCGGTAGGCGGCATTATCCTGCCCGATTCCGCTAAAAAGAAACCGCAAGAAGGTACCGTCGTTTCTGTCGGCCCCGGCAAATTGCTCGATAACGGAACGAGAGCAACTATGAGTGTTAAAGAGGGTATGACTGTCATTTACTCCAAATACGGAGGAACTGAAGTCACTGTCGAAGGCGTCGAGTACACCATTCTTGACGAAGACCAGATTTACGCGATTAAAGAATAG